In one window of Kocuria sp. TGY1127_2 DNA:
- a CDS encoding alcohol dehydrogenase catalytic domain-containing protein, which yields MSSNNRAVVFESARDMRVESLDFPKLEMPNGKKAPHGVILKIVATNICGSDLHIYRGSFPVPQGMVMGHEMTGEVVEIGSDVEFLSEGDLVSVPFNVACGRCRNCRARRTEVCETVNPDVACGAYGFNLGNWQGGQAEYLFVPYADFQLLKFPDKDQAMEKIRDLALLSDVLPTAFHGLVEAGAKPGSTVYIAGAGPVGRCGAAAARLLGASCIIVGDYHQDRLDLMKNNGCETIDLNQDVALTDQIEAILGEPMVDCAVDYVGSEAHGIGTEADDMNPAHAINQVMDATRAGGATGVIGVYGPDPLATSKAEQEGTFPLDFGKAWIKSPRISGGQAPIMHYNRELMMSILWDRMPYLSDMLNTKVISLDEAPDAYSTFDTGVSEKFIIDPHGLIPS from the coding sequence ATGTCAAGCAACAACCGCGCCGTCGTGTTTGAAAGCGCACGAGACATGCGTGTGGAGTCTTTGGACTTCCCCAAACTTGAGATGCCCAACGGCAAAAAGGCCCCGCACGGCGTCATCTTGAAGATCGTGGCCACCAACATCTGCGGTAGCGATTTGCACATCTACCGAGGATCTTTCCCCGTCCCGCAAGGCATGGTCATGGGCCACGAGATGACCGGCGAAGTCGTCGAAATCGGCTCGGACGTCGAATTCCTTTCCGAAGGCGACCTCGTCTCTGTTCCATTCAACGTGGCCTGCGGTCGGTGCCGCAACTGTCGGGCCCGTCGTACAGAAGTCTGCGAGACCGTGAACCCGGACGTCGCCTGCGGGGCCTACGGATTCAATCTGGGCAATTGGCAGGGCGGGCAGGCCGAATACCTGTTCGTCCCGTATGCCGATTTCCAATTGCTGAAGTTCCCGGACAAGGACCAGGCCATGGAAAAGATCCGTGACCTCGCGCTTCTCTCCGACGTCCTCCCGACCGCATTCCACGGATTGGTGGAAGCCGGAGCCAAACCGGGATCGACCGTCTACATCGCTGGTGCCGGACCGGTCGGCCGGTGCGGTGCCGCAGCAGCCCGTCTGCTCGGGGCCTCCTGCATCATCGTCGGCGACTACCACCAAGACCGTCTGGACCTGATGAAGAACAACGGCTGTGAAACCATCGACCTCAACCAAGACGTTGCGCTGACCGACCAGATCGAGGCCATCCTAGGCGAGCCGATGGTCGACTGCGCGGTTGATTATGTCGGTTCCGAAGCACACGGAATTGGCACTGAGGCCGATGACATGAACCCGGCACATGCCATCAACCAGGTCATGGACGCCACCCGAGCAGGTGGAGCCACCGGTGTCATCGGTGTTTACGGGCCCGATCCACTGGCGACGTCGAAGGCGGAACAGGAAGGCACCTTCCCCCTTGACTTCGGCAAGGCGTGGATCAAGTCGCCGCGCATCTCCGGCGGGCAGGCACCGATCATGCACTACAACCGTGAATTGATGATGTCCATCCTGTGGGACCGGATGCCTTACCTCAGCGACATGCTCAACACGAAGGTGATCAGTCTCGACGAGGCACCCGATGCCTACTCGACCTTCGATACGGGAGTCTCCGAGAAATTCATCATTGACCCGCACGGGTTGATTCCTTCCTGA